From one Streptomyces sp. CA-210063 genomic stretch:
- a CDS encoding adenosine deaminase, with the protein MTNQTDPTGSTPAPDQIRRAPKVLLHDHLDGGLRPATIVELARDSGYSQLPEADPDRLGGWFREAADSGSLERYLETFSHTVGVMQTRDALFRVAAECAEDLAADGVVYAEVRYAPEQHLEGGLSLEKVVEAVNEGFREGERRARADGRRIRVGALLTAMRHAARALEIAELANRYRDLGVVGFDIAGAEAGYPPTRHLDAFEFLKRENNHFTIHAGEAFGLPSIWQALQWCGADRLGHGVRIIDDIQVHEDGSVKLGRLASYVRDKRIPLELCPSSNLQTGAARSYAEHPIGLLRRLHFRATVNTDNRLMSHTSMSREFEHLVEAFGYTLDDMQWFSVNAMKSAFIPFDERLAMINDVIKPGYAELKSEWLFRQTPSTSGSVNEQS; encoded by the coding sequence ATGACGAACCAGACCGACCCGACCGGTAGCACCCCGGCTCCGGACCAGATCCGCCGGGCGCCCAAGGTTCTGCTGCACGACCATCTCGACGGCGGGCTGCGCCCCGCAACCATCGTCGAACTCGCCCGCGACAGCGGGTACTCCCAGCTCCCGGAGGCCGACCCCGACCGGCTCGGCGGCTGGTTCCGGGAGGCCGCCGACTCCGGTTCGCTGGAGCGGTATCTGGAGACCTTCTCCCACACCGTCGGTGTCATGCAGACCCGGGACGCGCTCTTCCGGGTCGCCGCCGAGTGCGCCGAGGACCTCGCCGCGGACGGCGTCGTCTACGCCGAGGTCCGCTACGCCCCCGAACAGCACCTCGAGGGCGGCCTCAGCCTCGAAAAGGTCGTCGAGGCCGTCAACGAGGGCTTCCGGGAGGGCGAACGGCGGGCCAGGGCCGACGGCCGCCGTATCCGCGTCGGCGCCCTGCTCACCGCCATGCGGCACGCGGCCCGCGCCCTGGAGATCGCCGAACTCGCCAACCGCTACCGCGACCTGGGCGTGGTCGGCTTCGACATCGCCGGCGCCGAGGCCGGCTATCCGCCCACCCGGCACCTCGACGCCTTCGAGTTCCTCAAGCGCGAGAACAACCACTTCACCATCCACGCCGGAGAGGCCTTCGGGCTCCCCTCCATCTGGCAGGCGTTGCAGTGGTGCGGCGCCGACCGGCTCGGCCACGGTGTCCGCATCATCGACGACATCCAGGTCCACGAGGACGGCTCCGTGAAACTCGGCCGCCTCGCCTCCTACGTCCGCGACAAGCGCATCCCGCTGGAACTGTGCCCCAGCTCCAACCTCCAGACCGGCGCCGCCCGTTCGTACGCCGAGCACCCCATCGGGCTGCTGCGGCGACTGCACTTCCGGGCCACCGTGAACACCGACAACCGGCTGATGTCCCACACGAGCATGAGCCGCGAATTCGAGCACCTTGTCGAGGCTTTCGGCTACACGCTCGACGACATGCAGTGGTTCTCGGTCAATGCTATGAAGTCAGCATTCATTCCTTTCGATGAACGACTGGCCATGATCAATGACGTGATCAAGCCGGGATATGCCGAGTTGAAATCCGAATGGCTGTTCCGGCAAACGCCCTCCACCAGCGGTTCTGTCAACGAACAGAGCTGA
- a CDS encoding S9 family peptidase produces MAQQAMTVRTPRLGRTIGPEPSTVSGVVLLLPAGDEASTRRPSPMMATASVLALGRRLARAGRAEGLATHVVHYRYRGWNGTEARLARDAEWASDEVVRRYGDVPVCLAGLHMGARAALHAGGHDAVNSVLALAPWLPEEDVAAPPEPVKQLSGRRVLIVHGTNDERVDPELSFRFAARAKKTNPDICRFEVHADRHGLTQYREEVHALASDFVMGALFGRAFSRPVEDALAAPPPLGLRMPLASGFGVARPQRGV; encoded by the coding sequence ATGGCGCAGCAAGCAATGACGGTCCGCACGCCCCGCCTTGGGCGGACGATCGGCCCGGAGCCGAGCACGGTCAGCGGTGTCGTCCTGCTGCTCCCGGCCGGCGACGAGGCATCCACCCGCAGACCCTCCCCCATGATGGCCACTGCCTCCGTGCTCGCCCTCGGCCGCCGGCTCGCCCGCGCGGGCCGTGCGGAGGGGCTGGCCACGCATGTCGTGCACTACCGCTACCGGGGGTGGAACGGTACGGAGGCGCGGCTCGCGCGTGATGCCGAGTGGGCCTCGGACGAGGTGGTCCGGCGTTATGGGGACGTTCCGGTGTGTCTGGCCGGGCTTCACATGGGGGCGCGGGCCGCGCTCCACGCGGGTGGGCACGATGCCGTCAACTCCGTGCTGGCCCTCGCTCCCTGGCTGCCCGAGGAGGATGTGGCCGCGCCGCCCGAGCCGGTGAAACAGCTGTCGGGGCGGCGGGTGCTGATCGTGCACGGCACGAATGACGAACGGGTCGATCCCGAGTTGTCGTTCCGGTTCGCGGCGCGGGCGAAGAAGACGAACCCCGATATCTGCCGGTTCGAGGTGCATGCGGACCGGCATGGGTTGACGCAGTACCGGGAGGAGGTGCATGCGTTGGCTTCGGATTTCGTGATGGGGGCGTTGTTCGGCCGGGCGTTCTCCCGGCCTGTCGAGGACGCGCTTGCCGCGCCGCCGCCGTTGGGGTTGCGTATGCCGCTTGCCTCCGGCTTCGGTGTGGCTCGCCCGCAGAGGGGGGTCTGA
- a CDS encoding LysR family transcriptional regulator — translation MTHEQRSGRQLSPSSDTKQIDGHATDEPEAIEDIVLRLAPRLAYFAGVARTEHVTRAAHEMQVPQSTLSRAMVRLEQDLGVDLFARRGRTVSLTHAGRTFHASVERALAEIERAADEVRADADPATGKVAFGFLHTMGAETVPGLLQAFRAEHPRVRFSLVQNYGEAMLERLRAGELDLCLTSPVPDAPDLVARRLDEQKLRLVVPADHRLAARKRVRLAEAADENFVTLEPGYGMRRITDDLCKEAGFKPRIAFEGEEAETLRGLVAAGLGVALLPPPAVPRPGVVELTVTAPRAAREIGVAWLDGHPDTPPVAAFKKFLLSRRGNLLPS, via the coding sequence GTGACGCATGAGCAGAGGTCAGGGCGGCAGCTGTCACCGTCCAGTGACACAAAACAAATCGATGGCCATGCCACCGATGAGCCGGAGGCGATCGAGGACATCGTCCTGCGCCTGGCCCCGCGCCTCGCCTACTTCGCCGGCGTCGCCCGCACCGAGCACGTCACCCGGGCCGCGCACGAGATGCAGGTCCCACAGTCGACCCTGTCGCGGGCGATGGTCCGGCTCGAACAGGATCTGGGCGTCGACCTGTTCGCCCGCCGGGGCCGCACGGTCTCCCTCACCCACGCCGGACGCACCTTCCACGCCTCCGTCGAACGCGCCCTCGCCGAGATCGAGCGCGCCGCCGACGAGGTCCGTGCCGACGCCGACCCCGCCACCGGCAAGGTCGCCTTCGGCTTCCTGCACACCATGGGCGCCGAAACCGTCCCCGGCCTCCTCCAGGCCTTCCGCGCCGAGCACCCCCGTGTCCGCTTCAGCCTCGTCCAGAACTACGGCGAGGCCATGCTCGAACGCCTACGCGCGGGCGAGCTCGACCTCTGCCTCACCTCCCCGGTCCCCGACGCCCCCGACCTGGTGGCCCGCCGTCTGGACGAGCAGAAACTCCGCCTGGTCGTCCCCGCCGACCACCGCCTGGCCGCCCGCAAACGCGTCCGCCTCGCCGAGGCCGCCGACGAGAACTTCGTCACCCTCGAACCCGGCTACGGCATGCGCCGCATCACCGACGACCTCTGCAAGGAGGCCGGCTTCAAGCCCCGTATCGCCTTCGAGGGCGAGGAGGCGGAGACCCTACGGGGCCTGGTGGCGGCAGGCCTGGGCGTGGCCCTCCTCCCGCCCCCGGCCGTCCCGAGACCAGGAGTGGTGGAACTGACGGTCACGGCCCCCAGAGCGGCCAGAGAAATCGGCGTGGCCTGGCTGGACGGCCACCCGGACACACCCCCGGTGGCGGCCTTCAAGAAGTTCCTGCTGTCGAGAAGGGGCAACTTGCTACCGAGTTGA
- a CDS encoding MFS transporter: protein MPSASTEASTTVGAVAATSDRSHTADSRVTPGGPGYRRMSLALFLAGVATFALLYSTQALLPLISDGFGTTASAASWTVSAATGALALFVLPMSALSERFGRRTLMTASLAVAVTVGLLIPFAPSLGALVVLRAVQGAALAGVPASATAYLAEEVRPKALITAIGLFVAGNSVGGMSGRVVTGWVAQEWGWRVALGVLGLIAVGCAVAFRLLLPAPRHFVAGSLRPRVLGRTVRAHLANPLLRRLYAIGALFMTVFGAVYTVIGYRLADAPFSLPQGVIGSIFLVYLVGTVSASTAGKLVGRLGRRGALYLAGGTTTAGLLVSLSDSLVLVLLGLVLITAGFFAGHAAASSAVSHTAKKGRAQASALYQSAYYVGSSAGSTLGAVAFHAGGWGGTVSLGLLAVVGVVAITVVGSRAARRGPVPVH from the coding sequence ATGCCTTCCGCCAGTACCGAGGCGTCCACCACCGTGGGCGCCGTAGCAGCCACGTCCGACCGATCGCACACCGCCGACTCCCGCGTGACCCCCGGTGGGCCCGGCTACCGCCGGATGAGTCTGGCGCTGTTCCTCGCGGGTGTCGCGACCTTCGCCCTCCTCTACTCCACGCAGGCTCTGCTGCCGCTGATCTCGGACGGCTTCGGGACCACGGCGAGCGCGGCGAGCTGGACGGTGTCGGCGGCGACCGGTGCGCTGGCGCTGTTCGTGCTGCCGATGAGCGCGCTGTCGGAGCGGTTCGGGCGGCGTACGTTGATGACGGCGTCGCTGGCGGTCGCGGTCACGGTCGGGCTGCTGATCCCCTTCGCGCCCTCGCTGGGGGCGCTGGTGGTGCTGCGGGCCGTACAGGGCGCGGCGCTGGCCGGTGTGCCGGCGTCGGCGACCGCCTACCTCGCCGAGGAGGTGCGGCCCAAGGCCCTCATCACCGCGATCGGTCTCTTCGTCGCCGGCAACAGCGTCGGCGGCATGAGCGGGCGGGTCGTCACCGGGTGGGTCGCGCAGGAGTGGGGCTGGCGGGTCGCGCTGGGTGTGCTCGGGCTGATCGCGGTGGGATGCGCGGTGGCCTTCCGGCTGCTGCTGCCCGCGCCCAGGCACTTCGTGGCGGGGTCGCTGCGGCCTCGGGTACTGGGCCGTACGGTGCGGGCGCACCTCGCGAACCCGTTGCTGCGCCGGCTGTACGCGATCGGTGCGCTGTTCATGACGGTCTTCGGTGCCGTCTACACGGTGATCGGCTACCGGCTGGCCGACGCTCCCTTCTCCCTTCCGCAGGGCGTCATCGGGTCGATCTTCCTCGTGTACCTGGTGGGTACGGTGTCGGCGTCCACCGCAGGAAAGCTGGTCGGACGGCTCGGGCGTCGTGGCGCGCTGTATCTCGCGGGCGGCACGACGACCGCCGGGCTGCTGGTGTCGCTGTCCGACTCGCTGGTGCTGGTGCTGCTGGGGCTCGTCCTCATCACCGCGGGGTTCTTCGCGGGGCATGCGGCGGCGTCCTCGGCGGTCAGTCACACGGCGAAGAAGGGGCGGGCGCAGGCGTCCGCGCTGTATCAGTCGGCGTATTACGTGGGGTCCAGTGCGGGGAGCACGCTGGGGGCGGTGGCGTTTCATGCCGGGGGTTGGGGCGGGACCGTTTCGCTGGGGCTGCTGGCTGTGGTGGGGGTTGTGGCGATCACTGTGGTGGGGTCGCGTGCGGCTCGGCGTGGGCCGGTGCCGGTTCACTGA
- a CDS encoding sigma-70 family RNA polymerase sigma factor: protein MSEGTATVELDVRLEKHRVELTGYCYRMLGSSFEAEDAVQDTMIRAWRSYEKFEGRSSLRSWLYRIATNVCLDMLTAGNKRARPMDLTESTPLAQAALAPRPDNTWLEPVPDARVLPTTDDPAEAAVAKESVRLAFVAALQKLPSKQRAVLILREVLAWRASEVAELLDTSVASVNSALQRARATLAESDGQIAAADVSDPLDEDQQKLLERYVAAFEGYDMTALTALLHEDAVMTMPPFDLWLTGTSDITGFMTTLGAPCAGSHLVPVEVNGLPGFAQYKPDPEKGGFSAWAVQALEISEGRIAGFHCFLDTARWFPLFDLPLHIEGKPDEAQ from the coding sequence ATGAGTGAGGGTACGGCGACGGTGGAGCTCGACGTCCGGCTGGAGAAGCACCGGGTCGAGTTGACGGGGTACTGCTATCGGATGCTCGGTTCGTCGTTCGAGGCGGAGGACGCCGTGCAGGACACGATGATCCGGGCCTGGCGGAGTTATGAGAAGTTCGAGGGGCGGTCGTCGCTGCGGTCGTGGCTGTATCGGATCGCCACGAATGTGTGCCTGGACATGCTGACCGCGGGGAACAAGCGGGCTCGGCCGATGGATCTGACAGAGTCCACGCCTCTCGCTCAGGCCGCCCTCGCCCCCCGCCCCGACAACACCTGGCTCGAGCCGGTGCCGGACGCCCGGGTGCTGCCGACGACCGACGATCCGGCGGAGGCCGCGGTGGCGAAGGAGTCCGTGCGGCTGGCGTTCGTGGCGGCGCTGCAGAAACTGCCCTCGAAGCAGCGGGCGGTGCTCATTCTGCGCGAGGTGCTGGCGTGGAGGGCGAGCGAGGTCGCCGAGCTGCTCGACACCTCCGTCGCCTCGGTGAACAGCGCCTTGCAGCGGGCCCGCGCGACTCTCGCCGAGAGCGACGGGCAGATCGCGGCGGCCGATGTCTCCGACCCCCTGGACGAGGATCAGCAGAAGCTGCTGGAGCGCTATGTGGCCGCCTTCGAGGGGTACGACATGACGGCGCTGACGGCCCTGCTGCACGAGGACGCGGTCATGACGATGCCGCCGTTCGACCTGTGGCTGACCGGGACGAGCGACATCACCGGGTTCATGACCACGCTCGGCGCGCCCTGCGCCGGGTCGCACCTCGTGCCCGTCGAGGTGAACGGTCTGCCGGGCTTCGCGCAGTACAAGCCTGACCCGGAGAAGGGCGGCTTCAGCGCTTGGGCCGTGCAGGCGCTGGAGATCTCAGAGGGCCGGATCGCCGGGTTCCACTGCTTCCTCGACACCGCCCGCTGGTTCCCCCTCTTCGACCTCCCCCTCCACATCGAAGGCAAGCCCGACGAGGCCCAGTAG
- a CDS encoding STAS domain-containing protein, whose product MNCVTSSGLQIVDATTPAVLVLPGPVTRDEVPRLCDEVRAQLEGTGGGVVVCDVGGIGPPGLGVIDVLARLQLAAKRAGGRIRLRGPDPALRALLGLVGLAFDVEGEVEEGEPAGGVEEAVEPGDPAL is encoded by the coding sequence ATGAATTGCGTGACCTCGTCCGGTCTACAGATCGTGGACGCGACGACACCCGCCGTACTCGTACTGCCAGGCCCCGTCACCCGGGACGAGGTGCCTCGGCTCTGTGACGAGGTGCGCGCGCAACTGGAGGGGACCGGGGGCGGGGTCGTGGTGTGCGACGTCGGCGGGATCGGGCCGCCCGGGCTGGGCGTCATCGACGTGCTGGCCAGGTTGCAGCTGGCGGCCAAAAGGGCCGGGGGCCGGATACGCCTCCGGGGCCCCGATCCGGCGCTGCGCGCGCTACTGGGCCTCGTCGGGCTTGCCTTCGATGTGGAGGGGGAGGTCGAAGAGGGGGAACCAGCGGGCGGTGTCGAGGAAGCAGTGGAACCCGGCGATCCGGCCCTCTGA
- a CDS encoding Uma2 family endonuclease, which produces MSALTVDHTTASGHEWDDLVRIWQETDAPEGCKVEIIEGIVTVAPPPSNAHNDIADLVQRRLYREIPEDWGIYQTLGTAVPSRAGLYIPDLAVAPRAALYAEGSDNYIPAAAAELVVEITSKSNASNDRIKKAAGYAQAGVPLYLLIDSWAPGGPTVTLYGEPKGDVYRVLRAGKFGDAIELPEPFAFTLDTSVFPTT; this is translated from the coding sequence ATGAGCGCACTCACTGTCGACCACACGACGGCCAGTGGCCACGAGTGGGACGACCTCGTCCGAATCTGGCAGGAGACGGACGCCCCCGAGGGCTGCAAGGTGGAGATCATCGAGGGGATCGTCACCGTGGCACCACCGCCGTCCAACGCCCACAACGACATTGCCGACCTCGTGCAGCGCCGCTTGTACCGGGAGATTCCAGAGGACTGGGGCATTTACCAGACGCTGGGCACGGCCGTGCCGTCTCGGGCCGGGCTCTACATTCCAGACCTTGCTGTGGCGCCGAGGGCGGCGCTGTACGCCGAGGGGAGCGACAACTACATCCCCGCAGCCGCCGCCGAACTGGTCGTCGAGATCACCTCGAAATCCAACGCGAGCAACGACCGGATCAAGAAGGCGGCGGGCTATGCGCAGGCGGGAGTACCGCTGTACCTGCTCATCGACAGCTGGGCGCCGGGCGGTCCGACGGTGACGCTCTACGGCGAGCCGAAGGGCGACGTCTACCGCGTGCTGCGCGCGGGCAAATTCGGCGACGCGATCGAACTTCCCGAGCCCTTCGCGTTCACACTGGACACAAGCGTGTTCCCCACCACGTAG
- a CDS encoding thymidine phosphorylase: protein MTSKSMDAISVIRTKRDRGELSDEQIDWVIDAYTRGEVADYQMAALNMAILLNGMDRREIARWTAAMIASGERMDFSSLSRPTADKHSTGGVGDKITLPLAPLVAACGAAVPQLSGRGLGHTGGTLDKLESIPGWRALLSNEEMLNVLNEVGAVICAAGDGLAPADKKLYALRDVTGTVEAIPLIASSIMSKKIAEGTGSLVLDVKVGTGAFMKTIEDARELASTMVGLGTDHGVRTVALLTDMSTPLGLTAGNALEVRESVEVLAGGGPADVVELTIALAREMLDAAGVKDADPAKALADGSAMDAWRRMIAAQGGDPDAELPTSREQHVVKATASGVLTRLDAYDIGIAAWRLGAGRARKEDLVQAAAGVEMHAKPGDTVTEGQPLLTLHTDTPERFEYALEAVEGSYDIAAPGTKFTASPVVLERIA, encoded by the coding sequence GCGGGACCGCGGCGAGCTCAGCGACGAGCAGATCGACTGGGTCATCGACGCGTACACCCGCGGCGAGGTCGCCGACTACCAGATGGCCGCCCTCAACATGGCGATCCTCCTCAACGGCATGGACCGCCGTGAGATCGCCCGCTGGACGGCCGCGATGATCGCCTCCGGCGAGCGCATGGACTTCTCGTCCCTGTCCCGCCCCACCGCCGACAAGCACTCCACGGGCGGCGTCGGCGACAAGATCACCCTCCCGCTGGCCCCCCTGGTCGCGGCCTGCGGCGCGGCCGTCCCCCAGCTCTCGGGCCGGGGCCTCGGCCACACGGGCGGCACCCTGGACAAGCTGGAGTCCATCCCCGGCTGGCGCGCCCTCCTCTCGAACGAGGAGATGCTGAACGTCCTGAACGAGGTCGGCGCGGTGATCTGCGCGGCGGGCGACGGCCTGGCCCCGGCGGACAAGAAGCTCTACGCGCTGCGCGACGTCACGGGCACGGTCGAGGCGATCCCCCTGATCGCCTCCTCGATCATGTCGAAGAAGATCGCCGAAGGCACCGGCTCCCTGGTCCTGGATGTGAAGGTGGGCACGGGAGCCTTCATGAAGACCATCGAGGACGCCCGTGAGCTGGCGTCGACGATGGTGGGTCTGGGCACGGACCACGGCGTGAGGACGGTCGCCCTCCTGACGGACATGTCGACCCCGCTGGGCCTGACGGCGGGCAACGCCCTCGAGGTCCGCGAGTCGGTCGAGGTCCTGGCGGGCGGCGGCCCGGCGGACGTCGTGGAGCTGACGATCGCGCTGGCTCGCGAGATGCTCGACGCGGCCGGGGTGAAGGACGCCGACCCGGCGAAGGCGCTGGCCGACGGCTCGGCGATGGACGCATGGCGCCGCATGATCGCGGCCCAGGGCGGCGACCCGGACGCGGAGCTGCCCACCTCGCGCGAGCAGCACGTGGTGAAGGCGACCGCCTCGGGCGTCCTGACCCGCCTCGACGCGTACGACATCGGCATCGCCGCCTGGCGCCTGGGCGCCGGCCGCGCCCGCAAGGAGGACCTGGTCCAGGCCGCCGCGGGCGTGGAGATGCACGCCAAGCCCGGCGACACGGTCACCGAGGGCCAGCCCCTCCTCACCCTCCACACGGACACCCCGGAGCGCTTCGAGTACGCCTTGGAGGCAGTGGAGGGCTCGTACGACATCGCGGCCCCGGGTACGAAGTTCACGGCGTCACCGGTGGTGCTGGAACGTATCGCCTGA